The following DNA comes from Miscanthus floridulus cultivar M001 chromosome 5, ASM1932011v1, whole genome shotgun sequence.
TGAGATTTGTGGTGCGAATAACAACTAAATTTAAAGTAAAGTAAGACACTGAAACTAACAACCTTAAGTTATGAACTAAGTAAAATTCTGAGGAAGCACATTTCTGGTACTTGACGCATTTCGAATGTGAGATAATAATGGACTCACCAGGAGATAGTAATGCCATTTCTTGTAGTGGTAGTAAATCCAGCGGAGCGGAACGAATATGACATAGAACAGGCAGTACACATATGGCACATCCTGTGGTCCTGCAAGCAACACCAGAGCcaacaagaatcttatgatgcaCAGTACGCAACACCCAACCAAATAGATCAATGCTGCAGTAGCTTACTGGCACCCAGGAGATAGCAAAATCCCCCAAATCCAAGAACACCCAGCAAGTGTGTGACCTGCACATTTAAAACGAATAGCACCATATGAGAACATTCCCTACACCCAATCCAGCGGATCCAATTATTCTGATTATGGAAAAGCTGAGCTGTTGATGAAAGATCTGAGGTCCTCTGGATTAACACCAAATAAGGTCACTTGTTCTTGTTTGTTGGTCCTTTTATTAATTAGCTTGAATGTATATTCTTTCATAATATGCCAAAGGATATTCTTACATTAAGGAGGGGAAGTGTCTGCAAATCCCATCTAGCTTGCAATCATAATTTTCTGCACGATACATAATTTGTTGAACGAGACTTGGATCAGCCCGCATTATAGTGTCATGGAGAGCACTGGTGCTCCGTACTCCTGAATGTTTCTATAACCTAGACACACATCTATAGCCCAGATTGTAGTGTCATTGAGAGAACTGATGCTCGGAGCTCCTAAATGTTTCTATAATAGCCTCTTCACTTTGCAACTATCTTTTGTTTCTTTCTTAAAGTCCTATGTGGCTATACCTGTACTCAGGCCTAGTTTGGAAACTCCAATCCCTCCGGGATCCCGGACTTTTCCCGGGGTGGaaaatccatggggatatcattTTAGTTATTATCTTAGTTCTTAGTGGGGGGTTTTCCATCCATGGGTTTTGCTCCCCCTCTTCCAAAAGGAGCCTCAAGGTGTTTAGTGTTTATACCTTGTATATATGTGTGTCTAGGTTGTGGGGTCTTTCTTGTAGGACTTCTTTCTTCTATTTATGCAATGACATGCAACTCTCTTGTGTTTGGAAAAGATAGGCTTATTTTATTTTCTGTCAGACTTTGATCATTGGTTTCTCACAAAATATATTGTTTATCGCTACGAAACCAATTTAGTGCAAAGAAGAACTTTGAAATATGGATCTAATTGTATAGTATATACACTAAACATACTTAGGATTTGATTAATTATTGGTCAAAACATGcagagtttgattttttttttcaaaacaaataCTTCTTGTATTTTTTAAGTGAGGGAGTACCTTCAAAATTACATTGCACTTGCAGGTTATATTGACCACTTTGTTAAAGGTGTATTCTAAAGGCTGTCTCTTTGAGAAGGCTAAGGAACTGCTAACTGAACTGGAAGCCTCAGGCTTTGCACAGGATGAGGTAAAACATGTGGTCTCATACACAGAAGTTTTAATGTGCATACTTGCATGGTCCCTTGAAATTAACCGGCTTTACATGCTATCATGATTCCTTAATCCTTGTACTGTATCCAGATGCCATACTGCATATTAATTGATGGCCTTGTCCAAGGTGGGAAGATACAGGAAGCAAAGATTCTATTTAATGAAATGAAAGAAAAAGGCGTCAAATCTGGTATGGAATATAGCTGGATAACAGATTAAACTTTCTCTTTTTCTAGTTTTTAGTTGCAAATGTATTGATATGATTTTTCATAATATATTCTTTTAGGCTATAATTATTTGACTAGATTCAAATAAGCACGTTGAATTTTATTTAAGTTTTATCTCAGAAAATCATACTACATTGTTGTGTTAATCTCCTGCTTGTATTTAGAGTCATCTAGCTTTTTGACCTTATGTGGCGTAGTGTGTTGTAATACTTCCTCTGATTCCAAAATGTAGTTTTAGGATTTTTTATCCAGTGAAACTTTTTTAATGGACAATCGATATATGGAAAGTTACATAGATTCACAACACATGGTTGATGTAACCCTATTCATCATCGAAAATACTTTCagaatatattatttttattatttagaATGGTATATTTCAACAAAAAATGCAAGTCAAAGTTTCACATTGGTGACTGTCACTGCCCTAACCGACCTATATTTGAAACCAAGTGTGCTCAGGTGTGTGTTGTAAGGGTTCTTGctccttttttcttcttaatataatgatacacagctctctTGCGTGTTCAAAAAAAAATCAGAGGAAGTAATAATTCTCTAGAGCTTTCCCATGCACTCACATGTAAGCGTCTTATTGCTATGTATTTCTGATCCTACTATAAActgctccctccattccaaattataagtctctTTGActttatgcatctagatataataatatgtctagatacatatcaaaatggatgaaccaaaaaagtcaaagcgacttataatttggacggagggagtatttgtgTCTTGTTGACATTTTCAGTGGCCCTTATCTTCTTGTTTCTGCAGATGGTTATGCATTTAGTATCATGATTTCAGCATTACACAGAGGTGGTCATCACGAAGAATCAAAACAGCTTGCAAAAGAATTTGAGTCTGAGAATGCATCATATGATCTGGTTATGCTTAATACATCACTGCAGACTTACTGCAGCACAAATGATATGGAGAGTGTAATGAGGATGCTAAAGAAAATGGATGAATTGAACATATCACCTGATAATATTACATTTAATACCTTGATAAGGTACTTCTGAAATTCAAAGGTTTATCACCTAGCATACAAAACGGTTGAAGATATGCATACAAAGGGTCATCAATTAAATGAGGTATTTGGTTCTCGCAAATCATTTGTGAGTTCTATCATGGATCAAACCTCATCTATCACATCCTTGTTACTCTGTCCATTCTTGATTAGAATCATaactttgtttattttctttgcaTTATTCCATTTGCTCATATTGTATTCCACATGGGGTTATAGTTCCGATTTTATTGGGCAGATTAAGTGGGAATGCAACAAAATGATAGGTTTATATGGTTTTTGTAGTTTGATTGGTTAATTCTGTTGTCATCATAGTATAGCTTGAGCTTGGTCGAATAGTTCCATGTTATCGTATGTTTGACCATTTACCATTGCTGATTGAACCATTGAATCAGAATGAGTATGCCTCTTGTTGTGAGTTATGACACCCTTTTAGAAGAGGGTGATGATTACACAACTTCCTATAATATACTTTAACTCAACCTTTTATTGCAGAAAACCTATATGTAGTTGATAAAAAAAATCTGTATATCTTTTCCAGGAGCTTTGTTCTCATGTAATGGTACAGCTAGGAAAGGCAGGTTTTCCTTCTGAAGCATTTTCTGTGTATAATATGTTGAGATACAGTAAAAGAACAGTACACAAATCTCTGCATGAGAAGGCCTTAGGCATCTTAGTTGCAGCAGAACTTCTCAAGGAAGCTTATATAGTTGTTAAGGTAATAAAATTCTACTGCTTTTGCATTTGCTACTGCAATCTCTTTTGTTTGTTTTCTGTGTTCCCACTAAGCAAATCAAATTGACAGGACAATGCTAATCTGATATCTCCTGCTTCTTTGGAGAAGTTTGCTAAATCTTTCATGGTATTAGGCAATATAAATCTAATTAATGATGTCATGAAAACCCAAAACTGTTAGAATAAACTACTGTTTtctttgtgtgaacacagcaagggaaggcggcgccgaaaggccccctgctgtgacaTTGTAGCCGCTGTAGGTgtaggcgccgcacggctcacctgcagcactgtagccacatgcagaggccggcgtagagtcagccctgtatgttatctagttactgttacagcatgtgcgctgtactaggactagatggatagagttgtataaatagactactacgacaactcagtaaatagagttcagatttgtcatctcccatacagggcttcggccaacgctggtatcTTATAATGTGTGTATACTCTATTCTCCCTTCTTCTTttagctccagccatagtgtgtggggacggacaacgcttgtttgtGATCGGCTTAGCTAGTGAGtgttcggcaacactagcgggtgctcgacaagacaggtgagtggttcactcacctgagctggtgatcctgtgggctaacaagtggtatcagagccgtacaaagcgccatcgccagactaaccgctggcgacgACGGGCGGTtcagagatgggcgacagcagtggccctgctgtggctgcccagccacgaccgaaggtcgttgttcgcacggtgcaggaggtcagcggcaccagttggccgacgctgactcgcaccaactatggagagtggtcggtgaccatgaaggtcaagttcAGAgctcgacggctctggaatgctgttgacaagggcaccaacaatgaagaagatgacatgtcagcgttggaggctatcctcgctgctgtaccggcgaagtacagggagccgttggggacgaagagctctgctaaggtgacataggaggctattgcggcgatgcggcgtcggttccgaccgcgcaaagaaggcgacggcccagcttctgaagcaggagtacgccatcctcaagttcaaggatgatgaaatggtggaggacttctccctccacctgcagacgctcatcagcaagctgaagagccatggcatcactatcgacgaagaggaggcagtCTCCAAGTACATCCACTCCGtaccggcaaagtacatccagatcactctctccatagagacgatgctggacttgtccaccctcaccattaaggatgtgacaggccatctgcggGTGGTGGATGAGCGCCTAGAGCAGTCGACAGCAACTAAGGACAGCGGTAAACTGCTGTTGACGGAAgaagagtgggctgctcggaggaactctgagaaggcagcctcctccagccgcagtggtgatggcaagcgccgcggcaaggcttcctcagagaagaagaagcaagtcgaccccaacgcctgttgGCGCTGCAGGAAGATGGGCTATTGGGCACGAGAGTGcctaaatcgcaagcaggagaagaagactGTGGCTCATCTAGCAtaagccgatgatgaggatgaggccactatcctgatggcgacgttctatgcATTGCACGACGTCAAggccgaggagagggaagaggcgagACAGTGGAAGGACTTGGGAAGGCTCTGAAGaccgtcaacctcgacgaaccacgcgcccaagtccacctcagacATGTGGGCACCGACCAGGAGCagtggtggtatctggactctggtgccagcaaccacatgatgggctccaaggcatctTTCTTCGAGCTCGatgacgatgttaccggtacggtgaagtttggtgacggctcacgggtggcaatccaaggacatggcaccatcatcttcaagtgccagaacggggagcaccatgcactaacggatgtatattacatcccacagctacgttccagcatcatcagcattggtcagttggatgagcgcggtagtgaggtactgatcaaggacatagtccttaggatcagggactagGAGCAgcaacttcttgccaaggtgaagaggtccctaaaccggttgtacctgcttgacctgaaggtagagcagccggtgtgcctggcggcaaggcactctgAGGAatagtggatgtggcatgcctggtTCGAACATCTTAGCTTCGACACGCTtagtcggctggagaagatggtccaagggctatcccacatcaagcacggaggcgagctgtgtgatagtTGCCTGGTCGGGaagtagaggaggctaccattcccaaaggcagCCAAGTATCGCACGAAGGATGCTCTcaagctcgtccacggcgacctatgtgggccgatcacgccagctacaaacggtggtcagtggtacttcctcctgctcatggacgattatagtcgctacatgtggctacaactcctaacgagcaaggacgaagtggtggcggtgatcaagaagttcaagacgcgcGCGGAGGccaagagcggcaagaagctccacgtgCTGAGGACTAATCGCGGcgacgaattcacttcggtggagttcgctgcgtactatgTGGATCTGGGTGTGGAGCGACACCACACCGtgtcgtactcgccacaacagaatggcgtggtggagcgacagaaccagacggtggtcggcatggctagatccatgatgaaggccaaaggcatgccgacaaggttctagGGGGAGGCAAtgaccacggtggtgttcatcctcaaccgcgctccaaccaaggccctgacgggcaaaatgccatttgaagcttggtatgggcgcaagccgagcgtgtccttcctccggacattcggctgcatcggccacgtcaggaagacaaagccgaacctcaccaagctggaggacaggagcacacccataGTGTTCCTGGGCtatgcggagggtaccaaggcataccggctctatgacccatgtGGAGACAAGGTGCTTATCTCACGCAACGTCATTTTCGACGAGAAGGCAGCTTGGGACTAGACCAGTCCGAGCACAGGAGAacctggcggcttcaccagcacctttgtcgtcaagcacctggtcatccacgatggtggagacgctggggaagaggtgccaagCGCTCCGGaaggggtgctgagcactccagtGGCAGAGCCGAGAATttctggagggatgccgagcacttaggtgaaaggtcctaatatggctagagggggaggtgaatagcctatttaaaaatctgcaaatcaactagagcaatttgattagtatgacaaatagcgaaatacaaacttgctctaactctacaagggttgcaagccacctatccaacaattctagttgcaatgattacttggCACACAACTTACAATGTTACTACTCATTAAGAGCTcttaatcttgctactctaaagagctccactagatgaacttaaaataacaaagcaaactctcaattctaattacactaaagagcttgccacaactagtttgcaagaatataaatgagtgagtagggtgattataccgtcgtgtagaggagtgaaccaatcacaagataaatactaaatcaaataccggaagaataccaaagggcaagagacaaccaatttttctcccgaggttcacgtgcttgccggcgcgctagtccccgttgtgtcgaccaacagttggtggttcggtggctaagaggtgttgcacgaacctcatccacacaattggacaccgcaagaacctacccactagtgagacaactcaatgacacaagcaatccactagagttaccttttggctctccgccaaggaaagcacaagacccctcataatcaccacgatcggagccagagacaatcaccaacctttgctcaacgatcctcgctgctccaagccgtctaggtggtggcaaccaccaagagtaacatgtgaatcccgcagcgaaacacgaatgccaagtgccactagatgtaatcactcaagcaatgcgcttggattctctcccaatcccacaatgatggagatgggtgggagggctttggctaagctcacaaggttgctatgttaatgcaaaatggccaagagagtgagcttgagccagccatggagcttaaatagaagcccctatgaaatagagccgttgtaccccttcactgggcacaacacggggtgattgAACGTTTCATTCAGttcgatcggacgcaggaccctagcgtccggtcgcccgatgcttgcacatgtcattggcttcaaacgcCAATCGCCCAattccaatggtcaagtgatgaccggacatgtcagttagaaagtgactggatgcaggaccctagcgtccggtcgtttctaataAGGTTTCGAACgtgaaatttcacgaccggacgcgtccggtcatgcttgaccagactcaCCCGGCATTCGGTCACACAACGTTTCTTTTGTGCGCCTCATGTCAGCAtacatcagcactgaccagactcaAACCATGAGCGTTCGGTTAGTTTacacgctagcgtccggtcacaagaccgagaccgtgtgcttactgctgtcactgaccggactctgaatccagtgtccggtcactgcaccaccagcgtccggttactctgtgaacccctatcttttctatatagggcgccggtgaagtttctaacccttgctcaaatgtgccaaccactaagtgtatcaccttgtgcacatgtgttagcaaattttcacaaatactttcaagggtgttagcactccactagatcctaaatgcatatgcaatgagttagagcatctagtggcactttgataaccgcattttaatacaagtttcacccctcttaatagaacggctatctaacctaaatgtgatcacactcgctaagtgtcttgatcacgaaaataaaatggctcctactatttatacctttgccttgagcattttgtttttctttttcttcttttccaagttcaagcattagaatatcaccatgccatcaccatcgtcatgatcttcgccattgcttcatcacttggagtagtgcaacctatctcataattactttgataaactaggttagcacttagggtttcatcaattaaccaaaaccaaactagagctttcaatctccccctttttggtaattgatgacaaccttttcacaaaaatatgagttgaaatttaattgaatctatgttgcttgcccaagcatatttaccatgtgtaaaggtgtCGGGTACTAGAAaaaggggtaccccaagcaaagacCAAAAAAACTGCTTAGACCCTAAAAAGCAAGAACCAATAGAACAAACAAGGTCTCGGCCAAAATCTTTGATTCGCCTGAGGCCCCCTCACCGAGGCCTCAAAGGAAGCAACGAATCTCCGATTCGCTgtggccccctcgccgaggcctcagaagaagtaccgattctccgattcatgcgaggccggctcggcaccaGCCCCGCAACTGCCGCTTTGACCAAACTGCTCTGGCTGAACATCACATCCAATCAAAGCGCTCAACTACTCCAACAACCGCATGACGGCATGGTACAGCGAAGTGGCCGACTATACGTCAGTCGCGTCAACACCCTGCCATCTGCGACGGGATGAAGCAGGGGTTACCgatcactgtgctgcctaactccTACACCAAGGATAACGCGACGTGGGGAGTCATGGCTGGGTCCCTGTAACCTTGGAATCAGTGCACCAaccgctccatctcacccgagaCCCCTCGACAAGGCCTCGGACTCACTGAtcccgctccatctcgcccgagacCCTCTAGAGGGGCCTCGGACAAACTGTTCGTGCTCCGCCTAGCCCAAGGctgggctcctcctgcaacctcGTCGTCTCCACCTCAAACATCGCTCTGGCAAGttgtcgcatccaattaatgtgcccagctgcacccactatataagccacgatcggcagtgcaCTACTACAGGAGCGATGAGACAACGGTCAAatctcctttttaccatcccttgctGACAATTCCGGTACCATACCCTGTAGACGCACGTCCCGCACTGTTCTGCCTAAATCAATTACGAGATGGTCACCGAGACCCCCGCGTTGTCGCTTCTAAAGGCCTCTACACAGCGGGCCTCGGCGTGACTAGCTACAGCAGCCgccaggcctcggcacttcatAAGTCAACAAATCCacaggagcgcagcatgtcgcctACCTGACCATACTGACTAGACTTCTACGGGAACTCCCACGATGGCACACTGCCCTAGGGGTAGAGTACGTCATCAAATAGTCCTTTAAAAGCTCTACGTATAGCTCTCTCATGTACGCTGGCTTCCCccttgtggctataaaaggaggtagccagtaCCGTTTCGAGGGGGGAGGAGGATAGATCAAATCGGCTCACGAATGCCCACACAAGTAACGCACC
Coding sequences within:
- the LOC136450044 gene encoding pentatricopeptide repeat-containing protein At1g10910, chloroplastic; this encodes MKDLRSSGLTPNKVILTTLLKVYSKGCLFEKAKELLTELEASGFAQDEMPYCILIDGLVQGGKIQEAKILFNEMKEKGVKSDGYAFSIMISALHRGGHHEESKQLAKEFESENASYDLVMLNTSLQTYCSTNDMESVMRMLKKMDELNISPDNITFNTLIRYF